The Drosophila yakuba strain Tai18E2 unplaced genomic scaffold, Prin_Dyak_Tai18E2_2.1 Segkk50_quiver_pilon_scaf, whole genome shotgun sequence genome contains a region encoding:
- the LOC120322285 gene encoding uncharacterized protein LOC120322285 — translation MEDQLRILMEHQSQSFLELAKTLQASVREQAQTCVVTLPKFNADIPGADATQWCATVDIILVEKPLKGSALILALTKSLEGSASQWLSEVCYAGVTWPEFKQLFQQRYANTETPAAMFLQLLNSRPGNSECLAIYASRMVTSLVNKWKGLDAERIAVSVVLGHLANFDRRVQRIAYTAEIKNRRDLKAELQVFAFDKRTHHSGNEESGAKRAKLASLKCHLCGKMGHKMIDRRNKKQSAGMSRQDQRGSQPFQQHFKDNITCYRGREQGHIALQCPKNMTGGGAGLRNEKRAELCVVDEPKTSMLLRGEDFPIFFDFGAECSLVKESFAGS, via the coding sequence ATGGAAGACCAACTGCGCATCTTGATGGAGCaccaaagccaaagtttccTGGAATTGGCAAAAACTCTGCAAGCGTCTGTACGAGAACAGGCACAAACTTGCGTCGTCACATTGCCGAAATTTAACGCCGACATTCCTGGCGCCGACGCTACTCAATGGTGTGCTACGGTTGACATTATTTTGGTTGAAAAACCGCTGAAAGGCAGTGCTTTAATATTGGCCTTAACAAAATCGTTGGAAGGAAGCGCGTCCCAATGGCTTTCTGAAGTGTGCTACGCAGGCGTGACTTGGCCGGAATTTAAACAGTTATTTCAACAACGCTATGCAAATACTGAAACGCCAGCCGCCATGTTTTTGCAGTTATTAAACAGTCGCCCCGGCAACAGTGAATGCCTTGCGATATACGCTAGTCGCATGGTGACTTCGCTTGTTAACAAGTGGAAGGGCTTGGATGCTGAGAGGATTGCGGTGTCCGTGGTTTTGGgacatttggccaactttgaCCGCCGAGTGCAAAGAATTGCATACACTGCCGAGATCAAAAATAGACGTGACCTAAAGGCTGAGTTGCAGGTCTTCGCTTTTGACAAGCGCACACATCATTCTGGAAATGAGGAATCTGGAGCAAAGAGAGCTAAGTTGGCGTCACTGAAGTGCCATCTTTGCGGAAAGATGGGGCACAAAATGATTGATCGCCGAAACAAGAAGCAGAGCGCCGGCATGTCGAGACAGGATCAACGAGGAAGCCAACCATTTCAGCAGCATTTTAAAGACAATATAACTTGCTATCGTGGCCGAGAGCAAGGTCATATAGCCTTACAATGCCCAAAAAATATGACAGGTGGTGGAGCTGGATTGCGGAACGAAAAGAGAGCTGAGCTGTGCGTGGTGGATGAACCGAAGACAAGTATGCTGTTACGAGGTGAGGACTTTCCAatctttttcgattttggagcAGAGTGCTCTTTGGTTAAAGAGAGTTTTGCAGGAAGCTAA